The Candidatus Nanohalovita haloferacivicina region GCGTCGCTGAATGTATCTTGCTGCATTTTCTTTGTCACCTAGTTGAGTTGTTTGAATCCGAGTTCTTCTGCGATTTCACGGAAGCATTGTCTGCAGTAGTTGAGTTCGTACTTGCTGATTACTCCTCTTCCTGTTCTTCCGCATCTTCTGCATTCTTTCTTGGATTTTCCGTAGTCTCTGTGTTTTGGAGCGTTGTGTTTTTCGAATTTCTGTCTTTTTCCTTTCTTGTGTTTGATTTGTTCGAGTACTGCTTCGTAGCTCATTTATTGGGTCACCTCGGCTCCAAGTTCTTCTTCGACGAATTCTTGGGCGTCTTCGTCATCGACTTTGTGGTCTTTTCCTATTTCTCTTGGTTTGTGGTCTCTTCTTTTGGTTCGGTATCCTGGTCTTTCCAGGTTGACTACTACTTCAAATCCTTTCATGCCGATATCGGCGTCGTAGTCCATTCCGGGTACGTCGATGTATTCTCCGATTCCGAATGCGAAGTTTCCGTTTCCGTCGAATGCTTCTGCAGAGATCTGGTTGTCTGCTGCAGGTAGTACTTTTTCTAGGAATTCTCTTGCTTCTTCTCCTCTTAGTGTTACTTTTGCTCCAATGTTGAGGCCTTCTCTTAGGCCGAATGTTTTGGATGCGTCTTTTGAGGAGGTTCTGACTGGCTGTTTTCCTGTTAGTTTTTCGAGTAGGGTGAATCCTTTTTCTACTTGGTCTCCTACTTCGCCAGCAGATGTGTTTACTGTTACTTTTGCGATTTCTATCTGCTTCATTTCGTTCATTATTCTGTCACCTTGACGTCTTCGATTGCTACAACGTTTTCAAGCCGTGTCTGGAATTCACGGTCATCTTCTTTGACTGTAGCTGTTGAGGTTTTGAGGCCGCTTCTGTTGATTTCTGTTAGTTCTGCAGTTTCTCCTGCATGTTGGCCTCCTGTGATCAGTACTTCTGCTCCTTCTTCTAGAGGTACTTCTTTGACTCCTCCGTTGAAGATTAGAGAGCTTTGAACGCTGAATTCGTCCTTGGTCCTGTAGTTTTCTCCGTTGTGGAGGTTGTAGACGTATTCGTCGCCCTGTGCTTCTTTTCCTGTTACTTTGGCTAGGACTTTGTCATCCTGTACAGGGATGAATTTGAGGCCTTTTGTGTCTTTGACGATTCTGTATGTTTCTTCTAGGCCTTCTACTTTGACTACGTCTAGTACTCCTAGTCCTTCTTTGACGTCTCTTACTGTGTTGTCGTTTCTCTGGACTTTTCCGTCGTTGACTATTTTTTTGGCTTCGCTGACTGAGTCTGCGTAGCCTAGTACGTCTCTAAGGAATAGTGCTGTTGGAATTGCTTGGTCTTTGCTTCTTGATCCTTTGAGTTCTACTACGTATGAGTTGTTTTTCCTGTTGATTGGGTAGTGTTTTGGTGCTGATAGTCGTTTTTGGAATCCCATTATTGGTCACCTTTCTCTTCCGATTCTTCATCGGTTTCTTCTGTTTCTGAGTTTTCTTCTTCC contains the following coding sequences:
- a CDS encoding 30S ribosomal protein S14, which produces MSYEAVLEQIKHKKGKRQKFEKHNAPKHRDYGKSKKECRRCGRTGRGVISKYELNYCRQCFREIAEELGFKQLN
- a CDS encoding 50S ribosomal protein L5, with the translated sequence MNEMKQIEIAKVTVNTSAGEVGDQVEKGFTLLEKLTGKQPVRTSSKDASKTFGLREGLNIGAKVTLRGEEAREFLEKVLPAADNQISAEAFDGNGNFAFGIGEYIDVPGMDYDADIGMKGFEVVVNLERPGYRTKRRDHKPREIGKDHKVDDEDAQEFVEEELGAEVTQ